Proteins found in one Ornithorhynchus anatinus isolate Pmale09 chromosome 8, mOrnAna1.pri.v4, whole genome shotgun sequence genomic segment:
- the SRMS gene encoding tyrosine-protein kinase Srms isoform X2, whose translation MEPFLRKRLTFLSFFWNKLWPTEIPDDCIPRYPGPDPVTMDLDPDPDPVSSQPGSPSSTVLFTALYDFTARCADELSVNRGDKLFAIKEEGDYIFARRLSGRPSTGLVPINYVAKATHESFSTQPWFFGGISRSEAQQLLLSPSNQHGAFLVRPSESSRGDYSLSVRTKAKVCHYRISKAPDGGLYIQKGQVFPSLEELLAFYKANWKIIQNPLLKPCIPERPPERDEWERPRSEFALRRKLGEGYFGEVWEGLWLNMVPVAIKIIKQADMRLDDFTKEIQNLKSLKHEKLIRLHAVCSIGEPVYIVTELMRKGNLQNYLNSPEGKTLSLIHLMSIACQVVEGMTYLEEKHIVHRDLAARNILVGDDLTCKIADFGLARLLKLFFRMIFTLQAAAPKSQ comes from the exons ATGGAGCCTTTCTTAAGAAAGAGGCtgaccttcctctccttcttttgGAATAAGCTTTGGCCTACAGAAATCCCTGATGACTGTATTCCCAGGTATCCGGGGCCTGATCCAGTCACGATGGACCTCGATCCGGACCCCGATCCTGTCTCCTCCCAGCCTGGCAGCCCCTCGTCCACTGTTCTCTTTACAGCTCTATATGACTTCACGGCCAGGTGTGCGGATGAGCTGAGTGTGAATCGGGGAGACAAGCTCTTTGCCATTAAGGAAGAGGGGGACTATATCTTCGCCAGGAGACTCTCAGGGAGGCCCAGCACTGGACTGGTCCCCATTAATTATGTAGCCAAGGCAACTCATGAGTCCTTCTCCACCCAACC CTGGTTCTTCGGCGGGATCAGCCGCAGTGAGGCCCAGCAgctcctgctttctccctccaATCAGCATGGCGCCTTCCTGGTGCGGCCCAGCGAGAGCAGCAGAGGGGACTACTCGTTGTCAG TCCGCACCAAAGCCAAAGTCTGTCACTACCGCATCTCCAAGGCTCCTGATGGGGGTCTCTACATCCAGAAAGGGCAGGTCTTTCCCAGCCTGGAGGAGCTGCTTGCCTTCTACAAAGCAAATTGGAAAATCATTCAGAATCCCTTGCTTAAACCCTGCATCCCAGAG AGGCCTCCCGAACGGGATGAATGGGAACGACCTCGATCCGAGTTTGCCCTCCGGAGAAAACTTGGAGAAGGATATTTTGGAGAGGTGTGGGAAGGACTGTGGCTGAACATGGTGCCGGTAGCCATCAAGATCATAAAGCAAG CGGACATGAGGCTCGATGACTTCACCAAAGAGATTCAGAACCTAAAGAGCCTGAAACACGAGAAGCTCATCAGGCTGCATGCAGTCTGCTCCATCGGGGAGCCTGTGTACATCGTCACAGAACTCATGAGGAAAGGAAACCTCCAGAACTACCTCAACA GTCCAGAAGGGAAAACCCTGAGTCTGATTCACTTGATGAGTATTgcctgccaagtggtggagggtATGACGTACCTGGAGGAGAAACACATCGTGCACCGCGATCTGGCAGCCAGAAACATCCTGGTGGGAGACGATCTTACTTGCAAGATTGCAGACTTCGGCCTGGCGAGGCTTCTCAAG TTGTTCTTTAGGATGATATTTACTCTACAAGCAGCAGCACCAAAATCCCAGTGA
- the SRMS gene encoding tyrosine-protein kinase Srms isoform X1, producing MEPFLRKRLTFLSFFWNKLWPTEIPDDCIPRYPGPDPVTMDLDPDPDPVSSQPGSPSSTVLFTALYDFTARCADELSVNRGDKLFAIKEEGDYIFARRLSGRPSTGLVPINYVAKATHESFSTQPWFFGGISRSEAQQLLLSPSNQHGAFLVRPSESSRGDYSLSVRTKAKVCHYRISKAPDGGLYIQKGQVFPSLEELLAFYKANWKIIQNPLLKPCIPERPPERDEWERPRSEFALRRKLGEGYFGEVWEGLWLNMVPVAIKIIKQADMRLDDFTKEIQNLKSLKHEKLIRLHAVCSIGEPVYIVTELMRKGNLQNYLNSPEGKTLSLIHLMSIACQVVEGMTYLEEKHIVHRDLAARNILVGDDLTCKIADFGLARLLKDDIYSTSSSTKIPVKWTAPEAANYRIYSQKSDVWSFGILLYEVFTFGQCPYEGMTNQETIHQITRGYRLPRPNTCSPEVYVIMLECWKANAEERPTFFTLREKLNSIYRRVYHSFT from the exons ATGGAGCCTTTCTTAAGAAAGAGGCtgaccttcctctccttcttttgGAATAAGCTTTGGCCTACAGAAATCCCTGATGACTGTATTCCCAGGTATCCGGGGCCTGATCCAGTCACGATGGACCTCGATCCGGACCCCGATCCTGTCTCCTCCCAGCCTGGCAGCCCCTCGTCCACTGTTCTCTTTACAGCTCTATATGACTTCACGGCCAGGTGTGCGGATGAGCTGAGTGTGAATCGGGGAGACAAGCTCTTTGCCATTAAGGAAGAGGGGGACTATATCTTCGCCAGGAGACTCTCAGGGAGGCCCAGCACTGGACTGGTCCCCATTAATTATGTAGCCAAGGCAACTCATGAGTCCTTCTCCACCCAACC CTGGTTCTTCGGCGGGATCAGCCGCAGTGAGGCCCAGCAgctcctgctttctccctccaATCAGCATGGCGCCTTCCTGGTGCGGCCCAGCGAGAGCAGCAGAGGGGACTACTCGTTGTCAG TCCGCACCAAAGCCAAAGTCTGTCACTACCGCATCTCCAAGGCTCCTGATGGGGGTCTCTACATCCAGAAAGGGCAGGTCTTTCCCAGCCTGGAGGAGCTGCTTGCCTTCTACAAAGCAAATTGGAAAATCATTCAGAATCCCTTGCTTAAACCCTGCATCCCAGAG AGGCCTCCCGAACGGGATGAATGGGAACGACCTCGATCCGAGTTTGCCCTCCGGAGAAAACTTGGAGAAGGATATTTTGGAGAGGTGTGGGAAGGACTGTGGCTGAACATGGTGCCGGTAGCCATCAAGATCATAAAGCAAG CGGACATGAGGCTCGATGACTTCACCAAAGAGATTCAGAACCTAAAGAGCCTGAAACACGAGAAGCTCATCAGGCTGCATGCAGTCTGCTCCATCGGGGAGCCTGTGTACATCGTCACAGAACTCATGAGGAAAGGAAACCTCCAGAACTACCTCAACA GTCCAGAAGGGAAAACCCTGAGTCTGATTCACTTGATGAGTATTgcctgccaagtggtggagggtATGACGTACCTGGAGGAGAAACACATCGTGCACCGCGATCTGGCAGCCAGAAACATCCTGGTGGGAGACGATCTTACTTGCAAGATTGCAGACTTCGGCCTGGCGAGGCTTCTCAAG GATGATATTTACTCTACAAGCAGCAGCACCAAAATCCCAGTGAAATGGACAGCCCCCGAGGCAGCAAACTACCGGATTTACTCCCAGAAATCAGATGTCTGGTCCTTTGGGATTCTCCTCTATGAAGTTTTCACTTTTGGGCAGTGCCCATATGAAG GGATGACAAACCAAGAGACTATCCATCAGATAACAAGGGGCTACCGCCTACCCCGCCCCAACACCTGCTCTCCCGAAGTCTACGTCATCATGCTGGAGTGCTGGAAGGCCAATGCCGAAGAACGGCCCACCTTCTTCACCCTGAGAGAGAAGCTCAACTCCATCTACAGACGAGTGTATCACTCGTTCACATGA